A window of Proteus columbae contains these coding sequences:
- a CDS encoding pentapeptide repeat-containing protein, with amino-acid sequence MNIVFTYLKAHLAKDTTAAVDLADYHPSFKNLSFARKILNIKLTTAECNFCYKEKDKELNINKAIKYKKLLGKLAGIEQRKTYQDKDIRHKGFETLKKFHYEFSKRNMDFSNYELSDVDLSSYFLEGSKFTNSDLSGTKIKANDADFSNAKLDDAQIKFKNIKYMDRACVGGKIIDDPAKKAILNTLRSIDDKYSDIKINLVKELIKAVHYWDKNYVNVQHIDSFLDYIFSKEYYLEDKEIRDSVKSLLDQLTITNNNKKHIALKHVSLYLDIISKFFNDQEQDDFLLKNNKKFINLMAVALYHKELDIQEKSRTLYDKYLKLERVRSFYEKHKTVNDEKVDWDNKDANNIIIINENKTMVTSYNELNKMLFADIKKADTQWNSFFLYINEKRQEVNKINNGVLFNDDFKIFKENYSVFALTEKFNKLASKFGDYAEKFYSAFVGNPIQFEDKLSDIHNNENVKIYSVLDELIDRQKSNLFMTSLKNEHYQQICDIFELNGLADSEKSNYLLCLAIIFVKYASNDVFGIGNVSPLSLKLYAYALVRKANELNKNLMGNHYYEFISDLLTNGHETTGLFFQMRAYGEQYCGSVFNKMIPPQWR; translated from the coding sequence ATGAATATAGTATTTACATATCTAAAGGCTCATTTGGCTAAGGATACTACAGCCGCTGTTGATCTGGCAGATTATCATCCTTCTTTTAAGAACTTATCTTTCGCAAGAAAGATATTGAATATAAAATTAACAACTGCTGAGTGTAATTTCTGTTATAAAGAGAAGGATAAAGAACTTAATATAAATAAAGCCATTAAATACAAAAAACTGCTTGGAAAATTAGCTGGAATTGAGCAAAGAAAAACATATCAAGATAAAGATATTAGGCATAAAGGTTTTGAAACTTTAAAAAAATTTCATTATGAATTCTCTAAAAGAAATATGGATTTTTCAAATTATGAACTTTCCGATGTTGATTTAAGTAGTTATTTTTTGGAGGGATCGAAATTTACAAATAGTGATTTGAGTGGAACTAAAATCAAGGCAAATGATGCTGATTTTTCGAATGCCAAGCTTGATGATGCGCAAATAAAATTTAAAAATATAAAATATATGGATAGAGCGTGTGTAGGTGGAAAAATAATTGATGATCCGGCTAAGAAAGCAATACTTAATACTCTCAGAAGTATTGATGATAAATATTCTGATATTAAAATAAATCTCGTCAAGGAATTAATCAAAGCAGTGCATTATTGGGATAAAAATTATGTAAATGTACAACATATTGACTCATTTCTGGATTACATTTTTTCAAAAGAATATTATTTGGAAGATAAAGAGATTAGAGATTCTGTTAAATCTTTGCTTGATCAATTAACTATAACTAATAATAATAAAAAACATATAGCACTAAAGCACGTATCGTTATATCTGGATATTATTTCCAAGTTTTTTAATGATCAAGAACAGGATGATTTCCTATTGAAAAATAATAAAAAATTTATTAATTTAATGGCAGTCGCTCTTTATCATAAAGAATTAGATATTCAAGAAAAATCTAGAACTTTATATGATAAATATCTTAAATTAGAAAGGGTAAGATCCTTTTATGAAAAGCATAAAACTGTTAATGATGAAAAGGTTGATTGGGATAATAAAGACGCTAATAATATAATTATTATTAATGAAAATAAAACGATGGTGACGAGCTATAACGAATTAAATAAAATGCTATTTGCTGACATTAAAAAAGCAGATACACAGTGGAATTCATTTTTTCTTTATATCAATGAAAAGCGTCAGGAGGTTAATAAAATCAATAATGGTGTTTTATTTAATGATGACTTTAAGATCTTCAAAGAGAATTATAGTGTTTTTGCTCTTACTGAGAAATTTAACAAACTAGCATCAAAATTTGGCGACTACGCTGAAAAATTCTATTCTGCTTTTGTTGGTAATCCAATTCAGTTTGAAGACAAATTAAGTGATATTCATAATAATGAGAACGTTAAAATTTATTCGGTTTTAGATGAATTAATAGATAGACAAAAGAGCAATCTTTTCATGACATCACTCAAAAATGAACATTATCAACAAATATGTGACATTTTTGAATTGAATGGATTAGCGGATAGCGAAAAGTCTAATTACTTACTGTGCCTTGCAATTATATTTGTTAAATATGCATCTAACGATGTATTTGGTATAGGGAACGTGTCGCCTCTATCATTGAAACTCTATGCTTATGCATTAGTGCGTAAAGCTAATGAATTAAATAAAAATTTAATGGGCAATCATTATTATGAATTTATATCTGATTTATTGACAAATGGTCATGAAACAACCGGTCTTTTTTTCCAAATGAGAGCATATGGAGAACAATACTGTGGCTCTGTTTTTAATAAGATGATACCACCACAGTGGAGATAA
- the ychF gene encoding redox-regulated ATPase YchF produces MGFKCGIVGLPNVGKSTLFNALTKAGIEAANFPFCTIEPNTGVVPMPDPRLDKLAEIVKPQRILPTTMEFVDIAGLVKGASKGEGLGNQFLTNIRETEAIGHVVRCFENDNIIHVAGKVDPAEDIETINTELALSDLDTCERAMHRNQKKAKGGDKIAKAEMEVLEKCLPHLENAGMLRALDLTEEEKATIRYLSFLTLKPTMYIANVNEDGFENNPYLETVRKIAEAEGSVVVPVCAAIEADIAELEDAEREEFMQDLGIEEPGLNRVIRAGYALLNLQTYFTAGVKEVRAWTIPVGATAPQAAGKIHTDFEKGFIRAQTIAYNDFITYGGEQGAKEAGKMRAEGKEYIVQDGDVMNFLFNV; encoded by the coding sequence ATGGGATTTAAATGTGGTATCGTCGGTCTGCCTAACGTAGGAAAATCTACACTGTTTAATGCCTTAACTAAGGCAGGTATTGAGGCAGCCAACTTCCCATTCTGTACTATTGAGCCAAACACAGGTGTTGTTCCAATGCCTGATCCTCGCTTAGATAAATTAGCTGAAATTGTTAAGCCGCAGCGTATTTTACCTACAACAATGGAATTCGTTGATATTGCGGGTTTAGTAAAAGGCGCATCTAAAGGCGAGGGTTTAGGTAACCAATTCCTAACTAACATTCGTGAAACTGAAGCGATTGGCCATGTGGTTCGTTGTTTTGAAAACGATAATATCATTCACGTTGCAGGCAAAGTTGATCCTGCTGAAGATATCGAAACTATCAATACTGAATTAGCTCTTTCTGACTTAGATACCTGTGAACGTGCAATGCACCGTAATCAGAAAAAAGCCAAAGGTGGCGATAAAATTGCTAAAGCAGAAATGGAAGTGTTAGAAAAATGCTTACCGCATTTAGAAAACGCGGGCATGTTACGTGCTTTAGATTTAACTGAAGAAGAAAAAGCGACTATTCGTTATTTAAGCTTCTTAACGTTAAAACCAACAATGTATATTGCAAACGTGAATGAAGATGGTTTTGAAAATAACCCTTACCTTGAAACCGTTCGCAAAATCGCAGAAGCAGAAGGCTCTGTGGTTGTTCCTGTTTGTGCCGCTATTGAGGCTGATATTGCTGAATTAGAAGATGCTGAGCGTGAAGAGTTTATGCAAGATTTAGGCATCGAAGAGCCAGGTTTAAACCGTGTTATCCGTGCAGGTTACGCATTACTGAACTTACAAACTTACTTCACTGCGGGCGTTAAAGAAGTTCGCGCATGGACAATACCAGTAGGAGCAACAGCACCACAAGCTGCAGGTAAAATCCATACTGACTTTGAGAAAGGCTTTATCCGCGCTCAAACTATCGCTTATAACGATTTTATTACTTATGGCGGTGAGCAAGGCGCAAAAGAAGCTGGTAAAATGCGCGCAGAAGGTAAAGAGTATATTGTTCAAGATGGCGATGTGATGAACTTTTTGTTTAATGTGTAA
- the prs gene encoding ribose-phosphate diphosphokinase: protein MPDMKLFAGNATPELAQRVANRLYTSLGDAAVGRFSDGEVSVQINENVRGGDVFIIQSTCAPTNDNLMELVVMVDALRRASAGRITAVIPYFGYARQDRRVRSARVPITAKVVADFLSSVGVDRVLTCDLHAEQIQGFFDVPVDNVFGSPILLEDMLQKDLDNPIVVSPDIGGVVRARAIAKLLNDTDMAIIDKRRPRANVSQVMHIIGDVANRDCILVDDMIDTGGTLCKAAEALKERGAKRVFAYATHPIFSGNAVENIKSSVIDEVVVCDTIPLSAEIKALNKVRSLTLSGMLAEAIRRISNEESISAMFEH from the coding sequence GTGCCCGATATGAAGCTTTTTGCTGGTAACGCAACCCCGGAACTGGCTCAACGTGTTGCCAACCGACTCTACACTAGCCTAGGAGACGCGGCTGTAGGTCGTTTTAGCGACGGTGAAGTCAGTGTGCAAATCAACGAAAACGTACGTGGTGGTGATGTATTTATCATTCAATCAACCTGCGCACCTACTAATGATAATTTAATGGAATTAGTGGTCATGGTTGACGCATTACGTCGAGCTTCCGCTGGTCGTATCACTGCTGTTATTCCTTACTTCGGTTATGCCCGTCAGGATCGCCGTGTTCGTTCAGCCCGTGTTCCTATTACGGCAAAAGTTGTTGCGGATTTCTTATCTAGTGTAGGCGTAGACCGTGTTTTAACCTGTGACTTACACGCAGAACAAATCCAAGGGTTCTTTGATGTACCGGTTGACAATGTCTTCGGCAGCCCGATTCTTTTAGAAGATATGCTTCAAAAAGATTTGGACAACCCTATTGTTGTTTCTCCAGATATTGGCGGTGTTGTTCGCGCTCGTGCTATCGCTAAACTTCTGAATGACACTGATATGGCTATCATTGATAAACGTCGCCCTCGCGCTAACGTTTCTCAAGTTATGCACATTATTGGTGACGTTGCTAACCGCGACTGTATCCTTGTTGACGATATGATCGACACAGGCGGTACATTGTGTAAAGCAGCTGAAGCGCTGAAAGAACGTGGTGCTAAACGTGTATTTGCTTACGCAACTCACCCAATCTTCTCTGGTAATGCTGTTGAGAACATCAAAAGCTCTGTTATTGATGAAGTGGTTGTCTGCGATACAATTCCGTTATCAGCAGAAATCAAAGCATTAAATAAAGTCCGCTCATTGACCCTTTCTGGCATGCTGGCTGAAGCAATTCGTCGCATTAGCAATGAAGAGTCAATCTCTGCAATGTTTGAACATTAA
- a CDS encoding energy-coupling factor ABC transporter ATP-binding protein — protein sequence MVINLQQFSFTPKDDEQPIIGPIDLQLKQGEWLVVLGGNGSGKSLLAQLLAGWHPDLLTGSVQGLGIVQNIALDKSRLVSLAPGRQLVQQSPQLQLSGCAFTVEQEIAFGPENLGLSDNEVRFRVKEAMILTQCDSLRFRHPSTLSGGEAQRVVIASALAMHPKLLLLDEAFSRLTPNATQQLQQRIKRYAQEHTCSVIIFERNLLPAITLSEQFLLLEAGKTKAAGALEDIFPFLFTTINAPDAWLALNWLVENHHWKKNIVNNDKALLKAFKEFYVTA from the coding sequence ATGGTAATAAATCTTCAGCAATTTAGTTTTACCCCTAAAGACGATGAGCAACCTATTATTGGCCCTATTGATCTACAATTAAAGCAAGGAGAATGGCTTGTTGTTTTGGGAGGAAATGGCAGTGGAAAAAGCCTTCTTGCCCAACTACTAGCAGGTTGGCATCCCGATTTATTAACAGGCTCAGTGCAAGGCTTGGGAATTGTACAAAATATTGCTCTGGATAAAAGCCGATTAGTGTCACTAGCCCCTGGTAGACAACTCGTTCAACAATCTCCTCAATTACAACTTTCAGGTTGTGCTTTTACAGTAGAGCAAGAGATTGCTTTTGGCCCTGAAAATTTAGGGTTAAGTGATAATGAAGTTCGATTTCGCGTAAAAGAAGCAATGATATTAACGCAATGTGACAGCCTTCGTTTCCGCCACCCTTCTACACTGTCAGGCGGAGAAGCACAGCGTGTTGTCATTGCAAGCGCCCTTGCCATGCACCCTAAATTATTATTGCTTGATGAAGCATTTAGTCGTTTAACACCAAATGCAACACAACAATTACAGCAACGCATTAAACGGTACGCACAAGAGCACACATGCAGTGTGATTATTTTTGAACGCAATTTATTGCCTGCAATAACACTTAGTGAACAATTTTTATTGTTAGAAGCGGGAAAAACAAAAGCAGCAGGTGCTTTAGAAGATATATTTCCTTTCTTATTTACAACAATTAATGCTCCTGATGCATGGCTAGCTTTAAATTGGTTAGTCGAAAACCATCATTGGAAAAAAAATATTGTAAATAACGATAAAGCTTTACTTAAGGCTTTTAAGGAGTTTTATGTTACAGCTTGA
- a CDS encoding ECF transporter S component, with protein MSTTPLISSRTLVLIVVSIAINMIGGQITSMVKLPIFLDSIGTLICALLGGPWVALFTGLLTNLLWGLISGPMAAAFAPVAMMIGLSAGLLARAGGFRSLTRVIGSGIIITLALMIVAVPIRTYLFGGATGSGADFFVAYFHAVGEGLIESVAITVLGANLADKILSAIIAWLLVRQLPQKTQRNFPAMAKVR; from the coding sequence ATGTCTACAACTCCTCTAATTTCGAGCCGTACTCTTGTGCTCATTGTTGTTTCTATTGCAATAAATATGATCGGTGGTCAAATCACCTCAATGGTCAAACTTCCTATCTTTTTAGATTCCATCGGTACGCTTATCTGTGCCTTATTAGGTGGTCCATGGGTTGCATTATTTACTGGATTATTAACCAACCTGTTATGGGGATTAATTAGTGGCCCAATGGCTGCTGCATTTGCACCTGTTGCCATGATGATAGGATTAAGTGCAGGTTTATTAGCGCGTGCTGGTGGTTTTCGTTCATTAACTCGAGTTATTGGCTCAGGTATTATTATTACTTTAGCGTTAATGATTGTCGCTGTTCCAATTCGGACTTATTTATTTGGTGGTGCCACAGGCAGTGGCGCAGATTTCTTTGTCGCTTATTTTCATGCGGTTGGTGAAGGGCTTATTGAATCTGTTGCAATTACTGTTTTAGGTGCAAATCTCGCCGATAAAATATTATCAGCAATTATTGCTTGGTTATTAGTACGTCAATTACCACAAAAAACACAACGCAACTTTCCTGCAATGGCTAAGGTTCGCTAA
- the budA gene encoding acetolactate decarboxylase — translation MRDNSDIAPNKSDSCQCNQEIITNLNNYINNHPECTIYQNSLMSSLIAGVYDSDVTIADLLKQGDFGLGTFNQLDGELVAFDNNVFQLRSDGSARKALDSQKSPFAVMTFFNSDIEHSFSYGTSQQEIHNTINQYVPSDNLFCAIKIEGEFELVKARTVPRQEPPYLPMLEAIKNQPIFTFHNETGIIAGFRSPQFTQGINVAGFHEHYINQQRQGGGHVLDYYLKKGTLQISIISRLTIGLPSQSAFLQANLMPDDLHHAIEQAEN, via the coding sequence ATGCGAGATAATAGCGATATAGCCCCCAATAAAAGCGATAGTTGTCAATGTAACCAAGAAATAATAACAAATCTAAATAATTATATTAATAATCATCCCGAATGTACTATTTATCAGAATTCATTAATGAGCAGCTTAATTGCCGGCGTTTATGATAGTGATGTGACTATTGCTGATTTATTAAAACAGGGTGATTTTGGTTTGGGCACCTTTAATCAACTTGATGGTGAATTAGTTGCTTTTGATAACAACGTTTTCCAATTACGTTCTGATGGTAGTGCCCGTAAAGCATTAGACTCTCAAAAATCCCCTTTTGCTGTGATGACCTTTTTTAATTCTGATATTGAGCATTCGTTTTCTTACGGCACCTCACAACAAGAAATACATAATACAATCAATCAGTATGTTCCTTCCGATAATCTTTTTTGTGCAATTAAAATTGAAGGCGAATTTGAATTAGTCAAAGCACGTACTGTTCCTCGCCAAGAGCCTCCTTACCTTCCCATGTTAGAGGCAATAAAAAATCAACCTATTTTCACGTTTCATAACGAAACCGGTATTATTGCAGGCTTTCGTTCACCACAATTTACTCAAGGAATAAATGTTGCTGGTTTTCATGAACATTATATAAATCAACAACGCCAAGGTGGTGGTCACGTTCTCGATTACTACTTAAAGAAGGGCACATTACAAATCAGTATCATTTCCCGCCTTACCATTGGATTACCCAGTCAATCCGCTTTCCTTCAAGCTAACTTAATGCCAGACGATCTCCATCATGCAATAGAACAAGCCGAAAATTAA
- a CDS encoding PPC domain-containing DNA-binding protein gives MSQLPLPSSHARFIALRLPPNEDVIMALRQMIKEQNLKSAFIAGCVGSLTDVVLRFAGREENRYLTGKFEIVSLIGTLDDQGEHLHLAVSDENGLMCGGHMMPGCTVRTTLELVIGELEQVTFSRQPCEHSGYKELVITPRK, from the coding sequence ATGTCACAATTACCACTTCCTTCTTCTCATGCTCGATTTATTGCTCTTCGCCTTCCCCCTAATGAGGATGTGATTATGGCATTACGACAGATGATTAAAGAACAAAACCTGAAATCGGCATTTATTGCAGGTTGTGTGGGTAGTTTAACAGATGTGGTATTACGTTTTGCAGGACGTGAAGAAAATCGCTATCTTACGGGTAAATTTGAAATTGTTTCACTAATTGGAACATTAGATGACCAAGGTGAACATTTGCATTTAGCGGTTTCAGATGAAAATGGATTAATGTGTGGTGGACATATGATGCCAGGTTGTACAGTGCGCACAACGCTAGAACTCGTTATTGGTGAGTTAGAGCAAGTGACTTTTAGCCGTCAGCCTTGTGAACACTCTGGTTATAAGGAGTTGGTCATCACACCGCGTAAATAG
- a CDS encoding energy-coupling factor transporter transmembrane component T yields MHPFTSLALWLWLSASVLFLSLSLPLLIISSGTFISLLLWKASRWRWRLIAWLMIPMAIGLWLVHSGWLAYWLTGGILDTSKQTMAITLWLRLLAIISGAQLWLQYTSTEQFIRALFASRLPMSLSYLLAGPLLLVEQLRQQLHNIREAQLARGVPLDGSFWQRLITLPAIVLPLISHVLSDLTIRSAALDMRGFRIIAKRTTLSPPVDTPLQEMLRYFILLLIFVEGAIWLW; encoded by the coding sequence ATGCATCCCTTTACCTCATTGGCATTATGGCTTTGGCTAAGTGCCAGTGTGCTGTTTTTATCATTAAGCTTACCACTGCTGATAATTAGCAGTGGTACTTTTATTAGCTTATTACTTTGGAAAGCCTCTCGCTGGCGTTGGCGCCTTATTGCATGGTTGATGATCCCTATGGCGATAGGCCTATGGTTAGTTCATAGCGGTTGGCTTGCTTATTGGTTAACAGGTGGCATTTTAGATACCAGTAAACAAACTATGGCAATAACGCTATGGCTAAGATTATTAGCAATAATAAGCGGTGCTCAATTGTGGTTGCAGTACACTTCAACCGAACAATTTATTAGGGCCTTATTTGCTAGCCGTCTACCTATGAGTCTTTCCTATTTATTAGCAGGGCCTTTGTTACTTGTCGAACAATTACGCCAACAGTTACACAATATAAGAGAAGCACAATTAGCACGAGGTGTACCTCTTGATGGTTCATTCTGGCAACGTCTAATAACATTGCCTGCTATTGTCTTGCCACTTATTAGCCATGTATTAAGTGATTTAACTATTCGTAGCGCTGCATTAGATATGCGAGGATTTCGTATTATTGCAAAACGTACCACGCTTTCTCCTCCTGTCGATACACCACTACAAGAGATGTTACGCTATTTTATTTTACTGCTTATCTTTGTTGAAGGAGCTATTTGGCTATGGTAA
- the alsS gene encoding acetolactate synthase AlsS: MNTPHWKCGADLVVKQLEQHGIKQVFGIPGAKIDRVFDSLVDSNIETVVVRHEANAAFMAAAVGRLTGKAGVAIATSGPGCSNLATGIATATSEGDPLVALGGSVKSADRLKLVHQSMDTVTMFNPITKFCAEIDSSKSISETMVNAFRHAESGRPGSAFLTFPMDILNNAVDSPILVPKSKFNLGGANNDAIKEAVTLLLMAKNPVILLGLQASYPDNALSLQKLLDICPLPIVGTYQSAGAIAQRHFPLFAGRIGLFNNQPGDELLSHADLVITLGYSPIEYEPSLWNHNNANIIHIDEIPAEIDLAYCPDLELTGNIKLTLDNLTQRFAKQSTSQITLSNNTRQVLEKIRQQRETLQQNSYFRQGSPIHPLTIIHEMQDIIDNDVTLCIDMGSFHIWLARYLYSFRARQMLISNGQQTMGVALPWGIGASFVRPSDKIISVSGDGGFMQSSMELETAVRLNTNILHIIWVDNAYNMVEMQEQEKYGRYSGVKFGAIDFKRYAESFGAKGFSVECASQLRSILHEAMAVDGPAVLAIPVDYSDNAKLMEHIDYNLII, encoded by the coding sequence ATGAATACTCCTCATTGGAAATGTGGTGCAGATTTAGTCGTCAAACAATTAGAACAACATGGCATTAAACAAGTATTTGGTATTCCGGGTGCAAAAATCGATCGTGTATTCGATTCGCTTGTTGATTCAAATATTGAAACTGTGGTTGTTCGTCATGAAGCGAATGCGGCATTTATGGCAGCCGCAGTTGGACGTTTAACGGGTAAAGCGGGAGTCGCTATCGCTACATCAGGGCCAGGATGTTCTAATCTTGCAACAGGCATTGCAACGGCAACTTCTGAAGGTGATCCGTTAGTCGCATTAGGCGGTTCAGTAAAATCGGCGGATAGATTAAAACTGGTTCATCAGAGTATGGATACAGTTACCATGTTTAATCCTATTACTAAATTTTGTGCTGAAATTGATTCCTCAAAATCAATCTCTGAAACAATGGTCAATGCGTTTCGTCATGCAGAATCAGGAAGACCTGGCTCTGCTTTCTTAACATTTCCAATGGACATTTTAAATAATGCTGTTGATAGCCCAATATTAGTGCCTAAATCTAAATTTAATCTGGGTGGAGCAAACAATGATGCAATAAAAGAAGCGGTTACCTTATTATTAATGGCAAAAAACCCTGTCATTTTATTAGGTTTGCAGGCGAGTTATCCTGATAATGCATTATCACTGCAAAAACTACTCGATATTTGCCCTCTCCCAATTGTGGGAACTTATCAATCAGCAGGCGCTATCGCTCAACGCCATTTTCCTTTATTTGCTGGTCGCATAGGTTTATTTAATAATCAGCCAGGCGATGAATTACTTTCCCATGCTGATTTAGTCATTACGTTAGGTTATAGTCCAATCGAATATGAACCTTCATTATGGAATCACAATAATGCCAATATTATTCATATTGATGAAATTCCAGCTGAAATAGATCTAGCTTATTGCCCTGATTTAGAATTAACCGGCAATATCAAATTAACTCTCGATAATTTAACTCAGCGTTTCGCTAAACAATCCACATCTCAAATTACACTCTCAAATAACACTCGTCAGGTTTTAGAAAAAATTCGCCAGCAAAGAGAAACGCTGCAACAAAATAGTTATTTTAGGCAAGGTAGTCCTATTCACCCTTTAACCATTATTCATGAGATGCAAGATATTATTGATAACGATGTCACTCTCTGTATTGATATGGGAAGTTTTCATATCTGGTTAGCTCGTTATCTTTATAGTTTTAGAGCAAGACAAATGCTGATTTCTAATGGCCAACAAACTATGGGTGTTGCATTGCCGTGGGGTATTGGTGCTTCTTTTGTTCGTCCTTCTGACAAAATTATTTCTGTTTCTGGTGATGGTGGCTTTATGCAATCATCCATGGAATTAGAAACTGCGGTTCGTCTAAACACCAATATCTTGCATATAATCTGGGTTGATAACGCTTATAATATGGTTGAGATGCAAGAGCAGGAAAAATATGGTCGTTATTCAGGTGTGAAATTTGGCGCAATTGATTTTAAACGTTACGCGGAATCCTTCGGAGCTAAAGGGTTTTCTGTTGAATGTGCATCTCAGTTACGTTCAATATTACATGAAGCAATGGCTGTTGATGGCCCTGCTGTTCTTGCTATTCCTGTCGATTATAGTGATAACGCTAAATTAATGGAACATATTGATTATAATTTGATTATTTAG
- the ychH gene encoding stress-induced protein YchH, whose translation MKYKHAFAVGNLCMATGMVVMLGSLGYTLLSHIFPLGLPEFLADISLMGIFIGALVWLAGARIGGRETIAERYWWLRNHDERYRRHDNHRYP comes from the coding sequence ATGAAATATAAACATGCATTTGCAGTTGGTAATTTATGTATGGCTACGGGGATGGTTGTGATGCTCGGTAGTCTTGGTTATACGCTTCTTAGCCATATTTTCCCATTAGGGCTCCCTGAATTTCTAGCGGATATCTCTTTAATGGGGATCTTTATTGGTGCTCTAGTTTGGTTAGCAGGCGCCCGTATTGGTGGTAGAGAAACAATAGCAGAAAGATATTGGTGGTTACGTAACCATGATGAACGTTATCGTCGTCATGACAATCACCGTTATCCATAA
- the pth gene encoding aminoacyl-tRNA hydrolase, which translates to MSKIKLIVGLANPGADYAQTRHNAGAWYVDLLAQRHQQSLKEESKFFGYTARINLNGNDVRLLVPTTFMNLSGKAVQAMANFYRIELDEILVAHDELDLPPGVVKMKLGGGNGGHNGLKDIQSKFSNNPNFYRLRIGIGHPGDKNKVVGFVLGKPPISEQKLIDDAIDEALSCTDILMRDGYEKAINRLHSFKA; encoded by the coding sequence GTGAGTAAAATTAAACTTATCGTCGGGTTAGCAAACCCCGGTGCAGATTATGCCCAGACTCGTCATAATGCGGGTGCTTGGTATGTTGATTTATTGGCTCAACGTCATCAACAATCTCTAAAAGAAGAGAGTAAATTCTTTGGTTATACCGCGCGTATTAATTTGAATGGTAATGATGTTCGATTATTAGTGCCTACCACTTTTATGAATTTAAGTGGTAAAGCGGTACAAGCAATGGCAAATTTCTATCGCATTGAACTTGATGAAATTTTAGTTGCACATGATGAACTCGATTTACCACCTGGTGTTGTCAAAATGAAGTTAGGTGGTGGTAATGGCGGTCATAACGGATTAAAAGATATTCAAAGTAAGTTTAGCAATAATCCAAATTTCTATCGTTTACGCATTGGCATTGGTCACCCGGGTGATAAAAATAAAGTGGTTGGCTTTGTATTAGGCAAACCGCCAATAAGTGAACAAAAATTAATTGATGATGCTATTGATGAAGCACTTTCGTGTACAGATATTTTAATGCGTGATGGTTATGAGAAAGCAATAAACCGCTTACATAGCTTTAAAGCATAA
- a CDS encoding energy-coupling factor ABC transporter ATP-binding protein, whose amino-acid sequence MLQLDKVTYRWSEDVPPCISQLSLTLNQGEWITLVGDNGAGKSTLLRLIAGLLTPNKGEIKLNNQLLSQMKAQQRAQYIGVLFQEPERQIFHNTVEKEVSFGLKQRKFSKKEIKKRLDETLMLCGLSNVADVHPLDLHAGQRRMVAVASLSILSPQILLLDEPTRDFDAHWLTCFENWLQVQKTLGTSVLAISHDLDFTARHFQRVIHLSSGKLIADGAPENVLMSSTLQSLSDIPAPTLYSLSQKLKLPIKNSPVEWAKMLIKNK is encoded by the coding sequence ATGTTACAGCTTGATAAAGTGACTTATCGTTGGAGTGAAGATGTTCCACCGTGTATTTCTCAATTATCTTTAACATTAAATCAAGGTGAATGGATAACACTCGTTGGTGATAATGGTGCGGGTAAATCAACACTATTACGTTTAATTGCAGGGTTGTTAACGCCTAATAAAGGTGAGATAAAACTCAATAATCAGTTATTATCTCAAATGAAAGCACAGCAACGTGCTCAATATATTGGTGTATTATTCCAAGAGCCTGAACGACAAATATTTCATAACACCGTAGAAAAAGAAGTTTCTTTTGGCTTGAAACAACGCAAGTTTTCTAAAAAAGAGATTAAAAAACGTTTGGATGAAACATTAATGCTTTGCGGTTTAAGCAATGTCGCTGATGTTCATCCTTTAGATTTACACGCAGGTCAACGTAGAATGGTTGCCGTTGCAAGTTTGAGTATTCTATCCCCCCAAATATTACTACTTGATGAACCGACTCGCGATTTCGATGCACATTGGCTAACATGTTTTGAGAACTGGCTTCAGGTACAAAAAACATTAGGTACATCTGTTCTTGCTATTAGCCATGATCTTGATTTTACGGCACGTCATTTTCAGCGGGTTATCCATTTATCCTCAGGAAAATTAATTGCTGATGGCGCTCCTGAAAATGTATTAATGAGCTCAACGTTGCAATCCCTTTCAGATATACCCGCACCTACGTTATACTCATTAAGTCAGAAATTAAAATTACCAATAAAAAACAGCCCTGTTGAATGGGCTAAAATGTTAATTAAGAATAAATAG